Proteins from a single region of Carassius carassius chromosome 25, fCarCar2.1, whole genome shotgun sequence:
- the rit1 gene encoding GTP-binding protein Rit1, which translates to MESSRSTGGHSREYKLVMLGEGGVGKSAIIMQFISHRFPEDHDPTIEDAYKTQIRIDDEPANLDILDTAGQAEFTAMRDQYMRAGEGFIISYSITDRRSFQEARHFKQLIYRVRRTVDTPVVLVGNKSDLVHLRQVSVEEGKQLAREFQCPFFETSAAFRYYIDEVFAALVRQIRQREAEMLRGSERKTRRSHSFWSRLKAPFHRKQQSEH; encoded by the exons ATGGAGTCCTCGCGGAGCACAGGGGGTCACTCCCGCGAGTACAAATTGGTGATGTTAGGAGAGGGGGGTGTGGGCAAAAGTG CCATCATCATGCAGTTTATAAGTCACAGATTTCCAGAGGATCATGACCCCACTATCG AGGATGCCTATAAAACACAGATCCGCATTGACGATGAGCCAGCAAACCTGGACATCTTGGACACAGCAGGACAG GCGGAGTTCACAGCCATGCGTGATCAGTACATGCGAGCGGGTGAAGGCTTCATCATCTCATACTCCATCACGGACCGCCGCAGTTTCCAGGAGGCTCGCCACTTCAAGCAGCTGATCTACCGCGTGCGGCGCACCGTCGACACCCCCGTCGTGCTGGTGGGGAACAAGTCTGACCTGGTCCATCTCAGACAG GTGTCTGTAGAGGAGGGCAAACAGCTGGCGAGGGAGTTCCAGTGCCCCTTTTTCGAGACCTCAGCGGCGTTCCGCTATTACATCGACGAGGTGTTCGCTGCACTGGTGCGTCAGATCCGCCAGCGCGAGGCCGAGATGCTGAGAGGCAGCGAGAGGAAAACCAGACGCAGCCATTCCTTCTGGAGCCGCCTCAAAGCCCCCTTCCATAGGAAACAGCAGTCCGAGCACTGA
- the pex11b gene encoding peroxisomal membrane protein 11B, with amino-acid sequence MMESWVRFSAQSQAKERVFRAAQYACTLLGYTLQRGGARAELLNTIKQLEAHMSLTRKLMRLGNSAEALEAAKRSMHLSDCVLRLCITVAHLNRAMYFACDNVLWAGKTGLLPELDQNKWSQRSFRYYLFALILNLTRDVYEIHLLMERESRSSAAKSVSSSPSPLTPSPEMGGEFPLNPSPSSALSPLPMISAGLNKQLQLLITVLRSNPPLLLDLLKNLCDVFIPLDRLGLYPTGSGFVGACGLTSSVLSILTIVHPWLKLKP; translated from the exons ATGATGGAGTCATGGGTGAGATTCAGCGCGCAGAGTCAAGCTAAAGAGCGCGTGTTCAg GGCGGCCCAGTACGCCTGCACACTGCTGGGCTACACGCTGCAGAGAGGAGGAGCGAGAGCAGAGCTGCTGAACACCATCAAACAGCTGGAAGCTCACATGAGCCTGACCAGAAAAT TGATGCGGTTGGGGAACTCGGCTGAAGCTCTGGAAGCAGCCAAACGCAGCATGCATCTGTCAGACTGTGTGCTGCGGCTCTGCATCACAGTGGCCCATCTGAACAGAGCTATGTATTTTGCCTGTGATAACGTACTGTGGGCCGGCAAAACAGGACTGCTGCCCGAACTGGACCAGAACAAATGGAGCCAGAGGTCCTTTAG ATACTACTTGTTTGCACTCATCCTCAATCTGACCCGAGACGTGTATGAAATCCATCTGCTGATGGAGAGAGAGTCCCGCAGCAGTGCAGCTAAGAGCGTTAGCTCCAGTCCGTCTCCTCTCACGCCGAGCCCAGAGATGGGAGGAGAGTTCCCTCTGAACCCGTCGCCCTCCTCAGCGCTGTCTCCTCTCCCCATGATCTCAGCCGGACTCAACAAGCAGCTCCAGCTGCTGATCACGGTGCTGCGCAGCAACCCTCCGCTGCTCCTGGACCTGCTGAAGAACCTGTGTGACGTATTCATCCCGCTGGACCGGCTGGGCCTGTACCCCACCGGCTCGGGCTTTGTGGGGGCCTGCGGCCTCACCTCCTCCGTTCTGTCCATCCTCACTATAGTTCACCCCTGGCTCAAACTCAAGCCCTGA
- the syt11a gene encoding synaptotagmin-11a, translating to MAEMTNIKPSYDVSPVLAGFLGAGVLVVSVTVTVFLWTCCQRRYRQMAGAYKLTSGPYDPPVDPPYKFIHMLKGINIYPESLSNSKKIVQVGRRTGSGSLLREWGRGSRNGDMLLVDADLEGGTPHLEMNHLVPPVGPPRLERALPIRADYCCMESSSGSSSEAPSKTASPHSLDSPSLGTLSLAIDYNFPKKALVVTIVGAQGLPAVDEQAGSSDPYVKMTILPEKKHRVKTRVLRKTLEPVFDETFTFYAIPYSSLPELSLHFLVLSFDRFARDDVIGEAVVPLVGVDPSTGRAHITQQISKRNTQCESRGELLVSLSYQPVTHRLNAVVLKAKHLPTMDITGLSGNPYVKVNVFYGRKRIAKKKTHVKKCTLNPVFNESFIYDVPAELMADISVEFLVIDFDRTTKNEVVGRLVLGGQSPIPSGVTHWREVCDNPRRQIAKWHNLIEY from the exons ATGTCTCCCCAGTACTTGCAGGTTTTCTGGGTGCAGGGGTCTTGGTTGTCTCTGTGACAGTGACTGTTTTTCTGTGGACGTGCTGTCAGCGGCGATATCGTCAAATGGCAGGTGCGTACAAACTGACCAGTGGCCCCTACGACCCACCCGTTGACCCTCCCTACAAGTTCATCCACATGCTCAAAGGCATCAACATCTACCCCGAGAGCCTCAGCAACAGCAAAAAGATTGTACAGGTGGGCCGGCGCACAGGATCGGGCTCCCTGTTGAGAGAATGGGGTCGTGGGTCCCGAAACGGCGATATGCTTCTTGTGGATGCAGATCTCGAAGGTGGTACCCCACACCTAGAGATGAACCACCTGGTACCGCCTGTGGGACCccccagactggagagggcgcTGCCCATCCGGGCTGACTACTGCTGTATGGAGAGCAGCTCAGGAAGCAGCAGCGAAGCTCCCAGTAAGACGGCGTCACCCCACAGTCTCGACTCCCCCTCTCTGGGAACGCTCAGTTTGGCCATCGACTACAACTTCCCCAAAAAGGCCCTCGTTGTGACCATCGTAGGAGCGCAGGGGCTCCCCGCAGTGGACGAGCAGGCGGGCAGCTCCGACCCCTACGTGAAGATGACCATCCTGCCCGAGAAGAAGCACCGGGTGAAGACGCGTGTCCTGAGGAAGACTCTGGAGCCCGTGTTCGACGAGACGTTCACCTTCTACGCCATCCCTTACAGCTCGCTGCCCGAGCTCTCTCTGCACTTCCTGGTGCTCAGCTTCGATCGCTTCGCGCGGGATGATGTCATCGGGGAGGCGGTGGTGCCATTGGTGGGTGTGGACCCCAGTACGGGACGGGCGCACATCACCCAGCAAATCAGCAAGAGGAACACGCAG TGTGAAAGTCGTGGGGAGTTGCTGGTCTCTCTGTCCTACCAGCCTGTTACTCACAGGCTTAATGCAGTAGTCCTTAAGGCCAAACACCTGCCAACCATGGACATCACAGGCCTGTCAGGCA ACCCTTATGTTAAAGTAAACGTCTTCTACGGCCGCAAGCGCATTGCCAAGAAGAAGACGCACGTGAAGAAGTGCACACTCAATCCCGTTTTCAATGAATCATTTATCTATGATGTTCCCGCTGAGCTTATGGCAGACATTTCTGTGGAGTTTCTGGTCATCGATTTTGACCGCACCACGAAGAATGAGGTCGTGGGTCGCCTGGTTCTGGGTGGTCAGAGCCCAATTCCATCAGGGGTGACTCACTGGAGGGAAGTCTGTGACAACCCAAGGCGGCAGATTGCCAAGTGGCATAACCTTATAGAGTACTAG